The following coding sequences lie in one Azospirillum humicireducens genomic window:
- a CDS encoding BglII/BstYI family type II restriction endonuclease, producing the protein MTLLACIHDKAPLIEARDPDLGDLFPAGFLDLYEVHSYRNAARILAHACTAEFREITERLMEFRIRTEDIVASGGNKSQIAKTMERMLNPLGWNETRIRGDLFITKMIVTHEEKRRIAGKNRGQTVTEQRQREELYKVNGFIDGHKIDFVKGRVSFDLEWNSKDQTFDRDLYAARTFYECGIINAGVLLTRSAELIPLFTEVARRVEMKNFQNKYGASTTWMKKLLYRLDAGRGGGCPVLALGIRPAVVSDFDEWKDSHPVVRQTATFDVDTGAEDEDDLW; encoded by the coding sequence ATGACCCTGCTTGCCTGCATCCACGACAAGGCCCCGCTGATCGAGGCGCGGGATCCCGACCTGGGCGACCTGTTCCCGGCGGGCTTCCTCGATTTGTACGAGGTGCACAGCTACCGCAACGCCGCCCGCATCCTGGCCCATGCCTGCACGGCCGAATTCCGCGAGATCACCGAGCGGCTGATGGAGTTCCGCATCCGCACCGAGGACATCGTGGCATCCGGCGGCAACAAGTCGCAGATCGCCAAGACGATGGAGCGGATGCTGAACCCGCTGGGCTGGAACGAAACCCGCATCCGCGGCGACCTGTTCATCACCAAGATGATCGTGACGCACGAGGAGAAGCGCCGCATAGCCGGCAAGAACCGAGGCCAGACCGTGACCGAACAGCGCCAGCGCGAGGAGCTGTACAAGGTCAACGGTTTCATCGACGGACACAAGATCGACTTCGTGAAGGGGCGCGTCTCCTTCGACCTGGAATGGAACAGCAAGGACCAGACCTTCGACCGCGACCTCTACGCCGCCCGCACTTTCTACGAATGCGGCATCATCAATGCCGGCGTCCTGCTGACCCGCAGCGCCGAGCTGATCCCGCTGTTCACCGAGGTGGCGCGGCGGGTGGAGATGAAGAACTTCCAGAACAAGTACGGCGCCAGCACCACCTGGATGAAGAAGCTGCTCTACCGGCTGGACGCCGGCCGCGGCGGCGGCTGCCCGGTGCTGGCGCTGGGCATCCGCCCCGCTGTGGTGTCGGATTTCGATGAGTGGAAGGACAGCCACCCGGTCGTCCGCCAGACCGCGACCTTCGATGTCGACACCGGGGCGGAGGACGAGGACGATCTTTGGTGA
- a CDS encoding type II toxin-antitoxin system VapC family toxin, with the protein MIHYLDTSLVVAALTNEAATARIQVWLHRQDPAGLLISPWVMTEVSSALAIKLRTGQLAANHRAAALALFTRLCAETFTILRVEAAHFRTAARFADQHMLGLRAGDALHLAIAAEAGACLCTLDRRLAEAGLALGIETLSP; encoded by the coding sequence TTGATCCATTATCTCGATACGTCTTTGGTGGTTGCCGCACTGACGAATGAAGCTGCGACGGCGCGCATCCAGGTCTGGCTGCACCGGCAGGATCCCGCCGGTCTGTTGATCAGCCCATGGGTCATGACGGAGGTATCGTCGGCATTGGCGATCAAGCTGCGCACCGGGCAGCTTGCTGCCAATCATCGCGCGGCGGCGTTGGCATTGTTCACGCGGCTTTGCGCAGAGACCTTCACCATTCTTCGGGTTGAAGCTGCGCATTTCCGAACTGCGGCCCGGTTTGCCGACCAGCACATGCTTGGCCTGCGGGCTGGCGATGCCCTGCATCTTGCCATCGCGGCGGAAGCCGGGGCTTGCCTGTGCACGCTCGACCGCCGCTTGGCGGAGGCGGGGCTCGCGTTGGGGATCGAAACACTTTCGCCTTGA
- the lpxK gene encoding tetraacyldisaccharide 4'-kinase, with translation MKTPAFWYRPPGLASSLLAPLGALYGLAGRRRIAGTVPQRVAAPVVCVGNLVAGGAGKTPVGLALIAALHARGVPVHALTRGHGGREAGPLQVDPARHTAADVGDEALLLAGAAPCWVARDRVAGAQRAVAAGAGAIVMDDGFQNPALHKDLALIVADGAVGFGNGRLVPAGPLRERVADGLARADALVILGEDRNGLAALAGGRPVLKAWLEPDPAAAARLAGRDVLAFAGIGRPEKFFATLDALGARVVERAPFADHHPYRPAELAALIARAAATGALPVTTAKDAVRLPPELRGRVEVLPVAVRWEDEGALATLLSPVLLKGSSDGQAA, from the coding sequence GTGAAGACCCCCGCCTTCTGGTACAGGCCGCCCGGCTTGGCATCCTCGCTGCTGGCGCCGCTTGGCGCCCTCTATGGGCTGGCCGGACGGCGGCGCATCGCCGGGACCGTTCCGCAGCGCGTCGCGGCGCCGGTGGTCTGCGTCGGCAATCTGGTGGCGGGCGGCGCGGGAAAGACGCCGGTCGGGCTGGCGCTGATCGCCGCACTGCATGCCCGCGGCGTTCCCGTCCATGCCCTGACCCGCGGCCATGGCGGACGGGAGGCCGGGCCTCTGCAGGTCGATCCCGCCCGCCATACCGCGGCCGATGTCGGCGACGAGGCGCTTCTGCTGGCCGGCGCCGCGCCCTGCTGGGTGGCGCGCGACCGCGTGGCCGGTGCGCAGCGCGCGGTCGCCGCCGGGGCGGGGGCCATCGTCATGGATGACGGGTTCCAGAACCCCGCCCTGCACAAGGATCTGGCCCTGATCGTCGCCGATGGCGCGGTCGGCTTCGGCAATGGGCGGCTGGTGCCGGCGGGACCGCTGCGCGAACGGGTGGCCGACGGCCTCGCCCGCGCCGATGCGCTGGTGATCCTGGGGGAGGACCGCAATGGCCTCGCGGCGCTGGCCGGCGGGCGTCCGGTGCTGAAGGCATGGCTGGAGCCCGATCCCGCCGCCGCCGCCCGGCTCGCCGGCCGCGACGTCCTGGCCTTCGCCGGCATCGGCCGGCCGGAAAAGTTCTTCGCCACGCTGGACGCGCTCGGCGCCCGCGTGGTGGAGCGTGCGCCTTTCGCCGACCACCATCCCTACCGCCCCGCCGAGCTCGCGGCTCTGATCGCCCGCGCCGCAGCGACGGGCGCCTTGCCCGTCACCACCGCCAAGGACGCCGTGCGTCTGCCGCCGGAACTGCGGGGCAGGGTGGAGGTGCTGCCGGTCGCGGTGCGCTGGGAAGATGAGGGGGCGCTCGCCACGCTGCTGTCCCCTGTGCTGTTGAAAGGAAGCTCCGATGGCCAAGCCGCGTAG
- a CDS encoding YoaK family protein, giving the protein MPFSYLRTLSESKRTRRANVHLGVSLAFVAGAINAGGLLAVLQYTSHMTGIVSSIADNLILGNLVTAAAGMASVAAFVSGAAYSTILVNWGRHHRMHSAYAYPLFWEALLLLGFGLLGNSLDDHRALFVPVTVLLLCFIMGLQNAIVTKISNAEIRTTHMTGIVTDIGIELGKLVYINLGTESERYKPVRTNWPRLGLLVALLGAFCLGGVVGAAGFKYVGYVTTVPLAAFLVLLAIVPMVDDARTRTRLLLRQRVRANGGGRHREAPPPLT; this is encoded by the coding sequence ATGCCTTTTTCATATCTGCGCACGCTTTCGGAGAGCAAGCGAACCAGGCGGGCCAACGTCCATCTCGGTGTATCGCTGGCCTTCGTCGCCGGGGCGATCAATGCGGGCGGGCTGCTGGCGGTGCTGCAATACACCTCGCACATGACCGGCATCGTCTCGTCCATCGCCGACAACCTGATCCTGGGGAACCTCGTGACGGCGGCGGCGGGGATGGCGTCGGTGGCGGCCTTCGTGTCGGGGGCGGCCTATTCGACCATCCTCGTCAATTGGGGGCGGCACCACAGGATGCACAGCGCCTATGCCTACCCGCTGTTCTGGGAGGCGCTGCTGCTGCTGGGCTTCGGGCTGCTGGGCAACAGCCTGGACGACCATCGGGCCCTGTTCGTGCCGGTGACGGTTCTGCTGCTGTGCTTCATCATGGGGCTGCAGAACGCCATCGTCACCAAGATCTCCAATGCGGAGATCCGCACCACCCACATGACCGGCATCGTCACCGACATCGGGATCGAGCTGGGCAAGCTGGTCTACATCAATCTCGGCACCGAGTCAGAACGCTACAAGCCGGTGCGCACCAACTGGCCGCGGCTGGGGCTGCTGGTGGCCCTGCTCGGCGCCTTCTGCCTGGGCGGCGTGGTCGGTGCCGCCGGATTCAAATATGTGGGCTACGTCACGACGGTGCCGCTGGCCGCATTCCTGGTGCTGCTGGCGATCGTGCCGATGGTGGACGACGCGCGGACGCGGACGCGGCTGCTGCTGCGCCAGCGGGTCAGGGCGAACGGCGGAGGACGGCACCGCGAAGCGCCGCCCCCGCTGACCTGA
- a CDS encoding type II toxin-antitoxin system Phd/YefM family antitoxin — MNMIPLADAKAHLSDLVAQAEAGETVCITRRGKPVARLTAVQSARRPISLAELQSVTNSMPMQSEDAGDFVRNMRDGDRY; from the coding sequence ATGAACATGATCCCCCTTGCCGACGCCAAGGCCCATCTCAGCGATCTTGTCGCGCAGGCGGAAGCGGGAGAGACCGTCTGCATCACCAGGCGCGGAAAGCCTGTCGCCCGGTTGACGGCCGTGCAATCCGCTCGCCGTCCGATTTCCCTGGCGGAGCTGCAGTCGGTCACGAATTCTATGCCGATGCAGTCTGAAGATGCCGGGGATTTCGTCCGCAACATGCGTGACGGCGACCGGTATTGA
- a CDS encoding LysE family translocator, with translation MTLPLDPHLLQLYMIAVCVLVLAPGPDSLLVLTRSIADGRQAGVVATLGICVGNMVHALLAAAGISALIAASTTLFDLLRYAGGAYLAWIGLRSLWSVWTSRGAEPAPAIEAPPSARPGRVFVQALLTNLLNPKIILFQLAFVPQFIAPALGNVALQTFILGSIISVLGGLYLAGVAALSAGAARRVLSSPRVRTALDGIAGVLFLGFAVRLLLTDRKFA, from the coding sequence ATGACCCTGCCGCTCGATCCCCATCTGCTGCAACTCTACATGATCGCCGTCTGTGTCCTGGTCCTGGCGCCGGGACCGGATTCGCTGCTGGTGCTGACCCGCAGCATCGCCGACGGCCGGCAGGCCGGGGTGGTGGCGACGCTGGGCATCTGCGTCGGCAACATGGTTCATGCGCTGCTGGCCGCCGCCGGCATCTCCGCCCTGATCGCCGCCTCGACCACGCTGTTCGACCTGCTGCGCTATGCCGGCGGCGCCTATCTGGCGTGGATCGGCCTGCGGTCGCTGTGGAGCGTCTGGACGAGCCGGGGCGCCGAACCCGCGCCGGCCATCGAGGCGCCGCCCTCGGCCCGCCCCGGCCGCGTGTTCGTCCAGGCGCTGCTGACCAACCTGCTGAATCCGAAGATCATCCTGTTCCAGCTGGCCTTCGTCCCGCAATTCATCGCCCCAGCCCTGGGCAATGTGGCTCTGCAGACCTTCATCCTCGGCAGCATCATCTCGGTGCTGGGCGGCCTCTATCTGGCAGGCGTCGCCGCCCTCAGCGCCGGCGCCGCCCGCCGCGTGCTGTCGAGCCCGCGGGTGCGCACGGCGCTGGACGGCATCGCCGGGGTGCTGTTCCTGGGCTTTGCGGTGAGGCTGCTGCTGACGGACCGGAAGTTCGCGTGA
- a CDS encoding hybrid sensor histidine kinase/response regulator, protein MSDEFLFAEEEPAVEAAAEAAEPVEPWLILIVDDDPAIHATTKMVLRGFTFEGRPAQFLSAATAAEARGVLRDNPAIAVILLDVVMESDDAGLRLVRYIRNELSNRRVRIILRTGQPGQAPERDVILSYDINDYKSKTELTAQKLFTSVVAALRGYQDITAIEDHREGLERILDASSTLLGQRTMAEFVRHAVAQIVGVCPPGDGVALVSRLSGGPSDGPRPGEPLVLGGAGRHAGMEGTPLFLALPPDAVQAVTAALADGRNRFERGHSVLIFRSATRRHDTAVYLGHYRALTTDERRLLEVFCAKVAIGFDNVHLYEELTELNRSLEGQVAERTRDLVAAREAAEAARSEAEAANQAKSLFLATMSHEIRTPMNGIQGMLELLEHTSLTGDQRELVSVVRESAGALLTIINDILDFSKIEAGRLDLERVPVALAGVVEGVADTLAPGARAKGLSLVTYVDPDLPAEVLGDPVRIRQVLFNIAGNAVKFTQSGSVTVRVELTHFDGDRVIIRVAVTDTGIGISPENQIRLFRPFTQAEVSTTRRFGGTGLGLSICRRLAELMGGDIGVTSELNAGSTFWFTFAADLVQQEDDASLLQRAPLQGVTVLLLAADAEERGFLARYLNADGAQVVEAADADAALRTLLPTAACDVLVSTVGSDGAALDHDPRGRVRGRVLIGGDAMTAGDTAALGSSGGATVVLGRPVRRTSLIRAVLAAAGRMPAGEGGRADLRPEPEPAAPAAGRRRLPTVEEARAQGRLILVAEDHPTNRQVIQRQLTLLGHVMETAEDGAQALELWRAGGHGLLLTDCQMPEMDGMELARSIRAGEAGGGGLRLPIVAITANATENEAQLCLLAGMDDTLAKPVSLADLRRVLDRFLPPLDGDVWEGEEPCEPSQDLPAMTAELQQPTLEPALQPVSAAADLPPLDIGALTALFDGDADFVGHLLGEFVTSNNASHRWLTDALAGEIWDEVRQAAHKLAGSSRTVGARDLAAAADAVEMAVIDRRLDGIAAMVARVGVELNRVVAHIEAV, encoded by the coding sequence ATGAGCGACGAATTCCTGTTCGCGGAGGAGGAGCCTGCCGTAGAGGCGGCGGCGGAGGCCGCCGAACCGGTCGAACCCTGGCTGATCCTGATCGTCGACGACGACCCCGCCATCCATGCCACCACCAAGATGGTGCTGCGTGGCTTCACCTTCGAAGGGCGTCCGGCACAGTTCCTGTCGGCGGCCACCGCGGCGGAGGCGCGCGGGGTGCTGCGCGACAATCCGGCCATCGCGGTGATCCTGCTGGACGTCGTGATGGAGTCGGACGACGCCGGCCTTCGGCTGGTCCGCTACATCCGCAACGAGCTGAGCAACCGCCGCGTCCGCATCATCCTGCGCACCGGCCAGCCGGGACAGGCGCCTGAACGCGACGTCATCCTCAGCTACGACATCAACGACTACAAGTCGAAGACCGAACTGACGGCGCAGAAGCTGTTCACCTCCGTCGTCGCGGCACTGCGCGGCTACCAGGACATCACCGCGATCGAGGACCACCGCGAGGGGCTGGAGCGCATCCTCGACGCCTCCTCCACCCTGCTGGGCCAGCGGACGATGGCGGAATTCGTGCGCCATGCCGTGGCGCAGATCGTCGGCGTCTGTCCGCCGGGGGACGGGGTGGCGCTGGTCAGCCGTCTGTCGGGTGGCCCGTCCGATGGGCCGCGGCCGGGGGAACCGCTGGTGCTGGGCGGCGCCGGACGCCATGCCGGGATGGAGGGGACCCCGCTGTTCCTGGCCCTGCCGCCCGACGCCGTGCAGGCGGTGACGGCGGCGCTGGCCGACGGCCGCAACCGGTTCGAGCGCGGGCACAGCGTTCTGATCTTCCGCTCCGCCACCCGGCGGCACGACACGGCGGTCTATCTCGGCCATTACCGGGCGCTGACGACGGACGAGCGGCGGCTTCTGGAGGTTTTCTGCGCCAAGGTCGCCATCGGTTTCGACAACGTCCACCTGTACGAGGAACTGACCGAACTGAACCGCAGCCTGGAAGGCCAGGTGGCGGAGCGCACGCGCGACCTCGTTGCGGCGCGCGAAGCGGCGGAGGCGGCGCGATCGGAGGCGGAGGCGGCCAACCAGGCGAAGTCGCTGTTCCTGGCGACCATGAGCCACGAGATCCGGACGCCGATGAACGGCATCCAGGGCATGCTGGAATTGCTGGAGCACACCAGCCTGACCGGCGACCAGCGCGAATTGGTCAGTGTGGTGCGGGAATCGGCCGGTGCGCTGCTGACGATCATCAACGACATTCTGGATTTCTCGAAGATCGAGGCCGGGCGGCTCGACCTGGAGCGGGTGCCGGTGGCATTGGCGGGGGTGGTGGAGGGGGTGGCCGACACGCTGGCCCCCGGCGCGCGGGCGAAGGGCCTGTCGCTGGTCACCTACGTCGATCCCGACCTGCCGGCGGAGGTCTTGGGTGACCCGGTCCGCATCCGGCAGGTGCTGTTCAACATCGCCGGCAATGCGGTGAAGTTCACCCAGTCCGGTTCGGTGACGGTGCGGGTGGAACTGACGCACTTCGACGGCGACCGCGTCATCATCCGGGTCGCGGTGACCGACACCGGCATCGGCATTTCGCCGGAGAACCAGATCCGCCTGTTCCGCCCCTTCACCCAGGCCGAGGTGTCGACCACCCGCCGGTTCGGCGGCACCGGTCTCGGGCTGTCGATCTGCCGGCGTCTGGCCGAACTGATGGGCGGTGACATCGGCGTCACCAGCGAGCTGAATGCCGGCTCCACCTTCTGGTTCACCTTCGCCGCCGATCTGGTCCAGCAAGAGGATGACGCCTCTCTTCTTCAGCGGGCCCCGCTGCAGGGCGTGACCGTGCTGCTGCTGGCCGCGGATGCGGAGGAGCGCGGATTCCTTGCCCGCTACCTGAACGCCGACGGCGCCCAGGTGGTGGAGGCGGCGGATGCCGACGCGGCGCTGCGCACCTTGCTGCCCACCGCCGCCTGCGACGTGCTGGTCTCCACCGTGGGCTCCGACGGCGCGGCACTGGATCACGACCCGCGTGGCCGCGTGCGTGGCCGCGTCCTCATCGGTGGCGACGCGATGACGGCCGGCGACACGGCTGCGCTGGGCTCCTCCGGGGGCGCAACCGTCGTCCTCGGCCGTCCGGTCCGGCGGACCAGCCTGATCCGCGCGGTTCTGGCGGCCGCCGGACGCATGCCGGCGGGTGAGGGCGGACGGGCCGACCTGCGGCCTGAACCGGAACCCGCCGCTCCTGCCGCCGGCCGGCGGCGGCTGCCCACGGTGGAGGAAGCGCGGGCGCAGGGCCGCCTGATCCTGGTGGCGGAGGACCACCCGACGAACCGGCAGGTCATCCAGCGCCAGTTGACCCTTCTCGGCCATGTGATGGAAACGGCGGAGGACGGCGCTCAGGCGCTGGAGCTGTGGCGGGCCGGCGGACATGGCCTGCTGCTGACCGACTGCCAGATGCCGGAGATGGACGGCATGGAACTGGCCCGCAGCATCCGCGCGGGGGAGGCGGGCGGGGGAGGCCTCCGCCTGCCCATCGTCGCCATCACCGCCAACGCGACGGAGAACGAGGCCCAGCTTTGCCTGCTCGCCGGCATGGATGACACGCTGGCCAAGCCGGTCAGTCTCGCCGATCTCCGCCGCGTGCTCGACCGCTTCCTGCCTCCTCTCGATGGTGACGTCTGGGAGGGGGAGGAGCCGTGCGAACCGTCGCAGGACCTGCCGGCAATGACCGCGGAGTTGCAGCAACCCACCCTGGAACCGGCACTGCAGCCGGTATCCGCCGCCGCCGATCTGCCGCCGCTCGACATCGGGGCACTGACCGCGCTGTTCGACGGGGACGCCGACTTCGTGGGGCATCTGCTGGGCGAGTTCGTGACCTCCAACAATGCCTCCCACCGATGGCTGACCGATGCACTGGCGGGGGAGATCTGGGACGAGGTGCGGCAGGCCGCGCACAAGCTGGCCGGCTCCTCCCGCACCGTCGGCGCCCGCGACCTCGCCGCCGCCGCCGATGCGGTGGAGATGGCGGTGATCGACCGCCGGCTGGACGGCATCGCCGCCATGGTCGCGCGCGTCGGCGTCGAGCTGAACCGCGTCGTCGCCCACATCGAGGCTGTCTGA
- a CDS encoding 3-deoxy-D-manno-octulosonic acid transferase, giving the protein MLQSLYRGLTTVAGPAVRLYLDRRRAAGKEDPVRQAERFGMPSRPRPAGPLVWIHAASVGEANSVLVLIGRLLDDAPGLTVLMTTGTVTSAELMGRRLPERAIHQYVPVDLPDAVDRFLDHWRPDAVLWTESEIWPNLLAGIRARAIPAALVNARMSERSFARWRNAPAFVGGLLSTFQITLAQTEGDAERLRRLGAAGVASVGNLKFSAEPPPAAADAMEPLRAALAGRPVWLLASSHPGEEEIAAAVHAALAPALPGLLTIIVPRHAHRGEAVAELMRSRGLPVLRRTDRLLLPGPEHAVYVADTMGELGLFYRAAPVVCMGGSFIPHGGQNPVEPAQLGCAVIYGPHMFNFGEITHMLEAAGGALPVADGEALAREIRRLLTDDHARDRIVAGAARVTADNRRIIDRALSALSPLLGTAGIPTAA; this is encoded by the coding sequence ATGCTGCAATCCCTTTACCGTGGCCTGACGACCGTCGCCGGGCCGGCGGTGCGCCTCTATCTCGACCGCCGCCGCGCCGCGGGCAAGGAAGACCCCGTGCGTCAGGCGGAGCGGTTCGGCATGCCCTCGCGCCCGCGGCCGGCCGGACCGCTGGTGTGGATCCATGCGGCCAGCGTCGGCGAGGCGAATTCGGTCCTGGTCCTGATCGGCCGGCTTCTGGACGACGCGCCCGGCCTGACCGTGCTGATGACCACCGGCACCGTCACCTCGGCAGAACTGATGGGACGGCGCCTGCCCGAGCGGGCGATCCATCAATATGTGCCGGTCGATCTGCCGGATGCCGTCGACCGTTTTCTCGACCACTGGCGCCCCGACGCGGTGCTGTGGACGGAATCGGAGATCTGGCCGAACCTGCTGGCCGGCATCCGCGCCCGCGCCATCCCCGCCGCCCTGGTCAACGCCCGCATGTCGGAGCGCAGCTTCGCCCGCTGGCGCAACGCACCGGCCTTCGTCGGCGGGCTGCTGTCGACCTTCCAGATCACGCTGGCCCAGACCGAAGGCGATGCGGAGCGGCTGCGGCGGCTGGGTGCCGCGGGCGTCGCCAGCGTCGGCAACCTGAAATTCTCCGCCGAGCCGCCGCCCGCCGCCGCCGATGCGATGGAGCCGCTCCGCGCGGCGCTGGCCGGCCGGCCGGTCTGGCTGCTCGCCAGTTCCCATCCGGGGGAGGAGGAGATCGCCGCGGCGGTCCACGCGGCGCTGGCTCCGGCTCTGCCCGGCCTGCTGACGATCATCGTCCCCCGCCATGCCCATCGCGGCGAGGCCGTTGCCGAGCTGATGCGGTCGCGCGGCTTGCCGGTGCTGCGGCGAACGGACCGCCTCCTGCTGCCGGGGCCGGAGCATGCCGTCTATGTCGCCGACACGATGGGCGAGCTGGGACTGTTCTACCGCGCGGCCCCGGTTGTGTGCATGGGCGGCTCCTTCATCCCCCATGGCGGGCAGAACCCGGTGGAGCCGGCGCAGCTGGGCTGCGCGGTGATCTACGGTCCGCACATGTTCAATTTCGGCGAGATCACCCACATGCTGGAGGCCGCCGGCGGCGCCCTGCCGGTCGCGGATGGCGAGGCGCTTGCCCGCGAGATCCGGCGGTTGCTGACCGACGACCATGCGCGCGACCGCATCGTCGCGGGGGCGGCGCGGGTGACGGCGGACAACCGGCGGATCATCGACCGCGCGCTGTCCGCGCTGTCCCCGCTGCTGGGCACCGCCGGCATCCCGACCGCCGCCTGA
- a CDS encoding lauroyl acyltransferase: protein MAKPRSPLQQWLTRHVGYKLEAALVHGVCALFRALPLDRASALGGWIGRTVGPLLPNSARARRNLTRAFPEKNKAEIDAILRGMWDNLGRTIAEYPHLEQIGRERIELVGIEHVDMLREDGKAGILVSGHLANWEVQSVTARLHGLELGLVYRAPNNPIVGELLVKLRGAATGTQIPKGPDGARILLRHLTGGGHVGMLIDQKMNDGIPIPFFGRDAMTAPAAAMLGMKMQLPLCPARTERLEGARFRVTVLPPEEYPTSGDRNADARILMERLNRLLEDWIRDKPAQWLWIHRRWPD, encoded by the coding sequence ATGGCCAAGCCGCGTAGCCCGCTGCAGCAATGGCTGACGCGCCATGTCGGCTACAAGCTGGAGGCGGCGCTCGTCCATGGCGTCTGTGCGCTGTTCCGGGCGCTGCCGCTCGACCGCGCGTCGGCGCTCGGCGGCTGGATCGGGCGCACGGTCGGGCCGTTGTTGCCCAACAGCGCCCGTGCCCGCCGCAATCTGACCCGAGCCTTTCCCGAGAAGAACAAGGCGGAGATCGACGCGATCCTGCGGGGGATGTGGGACAATCTCGGCCGCACCATCGCCGAATATCCGCATCTGGAGCAGATCGGCCGCGAACGGATCGAACTGGTCGGCATCGAGCATGTCGACATGCTGCGCGAGGACGGCAAGGCGGGCATTCTGGTCTCCGGCCATCTGGCGAATTGGGAGGTGCAGTCGGTCACCGCCCGCCTGCATGGGTTGGAGTTGGGGCTGGTCTACCGCGCGCCCAACAACCCCATCGTCGGCGAGTTGCTGGTGAAGCTGCGCGGGGCGGCGACCGGCACCCAGATCCCCAAGGGGCCGGACGGCGCACGCATCCTGCTGCGGCACCTGACCGGCGGCGGCCATGTCGGCATGCTGATCGACCAGAAGATGAACGACGGCATTCCGATCCCCTTCTTCGGCCGCGACGCCATGACCGCACCGGCCGCCGCCATGCTCGGCATGAAGATGCAGCTGCCGCTGTGCCCCGCGCGGACCGAACGGCTGGAGGGCGCGCGGTTCCGCGTCACCGTCCTGCCGCCGGAGGAATACCCGACCAGCGGCGACCGCAATGCGGATGCGCGAATTCTGATGGAACGGCTGAACCGTCTGTTGGAGGATTGGATCCGCGACAAGCCGGCACAATGGCTGTGGATCCATCGCCGCTGGCCGGATTGA
- a CDS encoding LysE family translocator — protein sequence MSPEFLVTSLIVVASPGTGVLLTLAAGLSQGARASAITAFGCTLGIVPHMAAAVLGLAALLHTSAVAFQGLKILGVLYLLYMAWATLKEQGALNVEAEAARLPAGRMILRAVLVNVLNPKLSIFFLAFLPQFVTDADPQPLARMLELSGVFMALTFVVFVVYGLFAAAVRDQVVSRPRVMAWMRRSFAAAFAALGAKLALAER from the coding sequence ATGAGCCCCGAATTCCTCGTCACCTCCCTGATCGTCGTCGCCTCCCCCGGCACAGGGGTGTTGCTCACGCTGGCGGCCGGATTGTCCCAGGGCGCGCGGGCCAGTGCGATCACGGCGTTCGGCTGCACGCTGGGGATCGTGCCGCACATGGCGGCGGCCGTTCTCGGGCTGGCGGCTCTGCTGCACACCAGCGCCGTGGCCTTTCAGGGGCTGAAGATCCTGGGCGTGCTCTATCTGCTCTACATGGCCTGGGCGACGTTGAAGGAGCAGGGGGCGCTCAACGTCGAGGCGGAGGCGGCGCGGCTTCCGGCCGGGCGGATGATCCTGCGGGCGGTTCTGGTCAATGTCCTGAACCCGAAACTGTCGATCTTCTTCCTGGCCTTCCTGCCGCAGTTCGTCACCGATGCCGATCCGCAGCCGCTCGCCCGCATGCTGGAGCTCAGCGGCGTGTTCATGGCGCTGACTTTCGTCGTGTTCGTCGTCTACGGCCTGTTCGCGGCGGCGGTGCGCGATCAGGTGGTCTCCCGCCCACGGGTGATGGCCTGGATGCGCCGCAGCTTCGCCGCCGCCTTTGCCGCGCTGGGGGCGAAGCTGGCGCTGGCGGAGCGGTGA